The following coding sequences lie in one Lolium perenne isolate Kyuss_39 chromosome 2, Kyuss_2.0, whole genome shotgun sequence genomic window:
- the LOC127334764 gene encoding protein GL2-INTERACTING REPRESSOR 1: MSRSNKRSSSKGLDLKLNLSLTTRGDSSNNRAMANDEESSPSSCLSSENEHGLQWSNSPEATSMVLAACPRCFIYVMLPQDDPRCPQCKSPVLLDFLQDNTSSNNKSSNGSRKSRRG; the protein is encoded by the coding sequence ATGAGCCGCAGCAACAAGAGGAGCTCATCAAAGGGCCTCGACCTGAAGCTGAACCTCTCGCTGACGACGAGAGGGGACTCCTCCAACAACAGGGCGATGGCCAACGACGAGGAGTCGTCCCCGAGCTCCTGCCTGTCTTCGGAGAACGAGCACGGCCTGCAGTGGTCCAACAGCCCCGAGGCGACGTCCATGGTGCTCGCCGCCTGCCCGCGCTGCTTCATCTACGTCATGCTCCCACAGGATGATCCTCGGTGCCCCCAGTGCAAGAGCCCCGTGCTCCTCGACTTCCTCCAGGACAATACCAGCAGCAACAACAAGAGCAGCAACGGCAGCAGGAAGAGCAGGAGGGGGTGA